A window of the Deltaproteobacteria bacterium genome harbors these coding sequences:
- a CDS encoding NAD-dependent deacylase: protein MSQNQHPIDTDKIREVAGRLNAFSRILVLTGAGISQESGVPTFRGKDGLWKSQRAEDLATPEAFAKDPVLVWKWYDWRRSLIKPLQPNRAHYALVDLEERVEDFSLVTQNIDGLHRAAGSKNLIEMHGTLWCVRCTLCGKTSDNREVPITIPPMCEACGGMLRPDVVWFGEALDYEGLTRIYRLLENTEMMLVVGTSGVVQPAASFGLAAKRSGAFVVEVNRSKTPQSPFFDVSLDGKAGEILTRLVSAMNDYA from the coding sequence ATGTCACAAAACCAACATCCCATCGATACGGATAAAATCAGGGAAGTCGCAGGGAGGTTGAACGCCTTTTCCCGAATTCTTGTACTGACCGGTGCCGGCATTTCGCAAGAAAGCGGAGTGCCGACGTTTCGCGGCAAAGACGGCCTTTGGAAAAGCCAAAGGGCTGAAGATCTTGCAACGCCGGAGGCCTTTGCAAAGGACCCGGTGCTGGTCTGGAAATGGTACGACTGGAGGCGGAGCCTGATCAAACCGCTTCAGCCCAACCGGGCTCATTATGCGCTGGTTGATCTGGAAGAAAGAGTCGAAGATTTCTCCTTGGTCACCCAAAACATCGACGGACTTCACCGGGCTGCAGGTAGCAAAAACCTCATAGAAATGCACGGAACGTTGTGGTGCGTAAGGTGCACCCTGTGCGGAAAAACATCTGATAACAGGGAGGTGCCGATCACCATACCTCCTATGTGCGAGGCTTGCGGAGGCATGCTTCGTCCTGATGTGGTTTGGTTTGGTGAAGCCCTCGACTACGAGGGACTTACCCGGATATACCGGCTTCTTGAAAATACCGAGATGATGCTCGTTGTGGGAACCTCCGGAGTCGTACAACCGGCAGCCTCCTTTGGCCTGGCAGCAAAACGCTCTGGCGCCTTTGTTGTAGAAGTAAACCGTTCCAAGACACCTCAGAGTCCTTTTTTTGATGTTTCTCTTGACGGTAAGGCAGGAGAAATTCTGACCCGGTTGGTATCCGCTATGAACGATTACGCATGA